TTATCCTACAATTACAGACACACCATCAGGTATTACCGCTACTTTAGCCTCTTTTCCTTTTAACTTATAAGCTCTATTTAAAGCTTCTTCAAAATTATATGCATGCTCCATATGCATAGCTTTAATCATATTGGAATCACACATATCTGTAACTAAAATAACTGTAAATTTATCTAACATCCTAGCTAATATTTGAAATTCCCATTGATCTGGAACTGTTTCATATCTAGGAACTTTGGCTATTCTATCTAAAAGTTCTCTTGGTGATTTACTATTAGCTAAATTATCATAAAATGATTGACCTCCGTGCCCGTCATTACAAGCTGCTACCATTATTATTACTCCACCTTCCCTGCAGGTAGACTCAGCAGCTGTCATACCTTTTACTGATTGATATATATTTTGATCTAATGGATATCCTCCATTACTTGAAACTACTATATCGGCTTTTACCTTTTCAACTTTTGAAAGTTCAAGTACAAATTTACATCCTGTTTCATGGGCATATTGTCTATGTCCTGCAAAAGCATTTATAACTTTCTTTTCACTATCTATTACCACATTTAATATAAAGGCTAAATTAGCTTTTTCAGCGGCATAAACCATGTCTTTGTGTACCGGATTATCTTTTAATATTCCAGTCCTAGCATTGGGACTAGCAATAAATTCACCACAATGATTTGCCATTATAGTTTTTGCAGAAGCTATTCCAGGTAGTATACTCTTTCTTCCCCCTGAAAATCCTGCAAAGAAATGTGATTCTATAAATCCCTCTGCTATTAAAAGTTCTGCTTCCATTGCTAATTTATTTAATATAAGCTCTCCACCAGATGGCAATTTTCCAACCTTCACTAAAGTGCTATAATCAGTGGATACATGCATAACTATATTTTCATTTTTAACTATTTCTTCGCCAAATTTATTTATAAGCTCTTCTTTTGTTGATTCTCTATGAAAACCTGTCGCAATCAATATTTTTATATCTATATCAGGATTAACCTCTCTTATTCTTCTTAAAAGTATAGGCATTGTTATCTTACTTGGTACCGGTCTCGTATGATCACTAGTTATTATAACCACGTTCTTCTTTCCCTTTACCAAATCTTCTAATTTTTCGCATTGTATAGGATTGTCCAATGCAGCCTCAACAATTTCTTCTTGGCTTAAATTTCTTTTATAATCTTCTGCTTTTGATTCTAAAATTCCTACTAAATTTTTATTTTCTATCTCTATTTCAATCATTTTCTTGTGATATGGTACTTTTATCTTTGCCATATTTTATCCTCCTCATTAGTTTAAGCAATTAGAATCCAAACACAGGTGCCATAAAATATGCTTTATAAAATATTTTTGTCATAGTTATATTTATTACCCTACATGTTATTGACCCTAATATGGCTGGTAATTCTGCTCCCATATACTTTTATACAGGCTTCTTCCTTAAGGTAGTATGGTACGACCTATTTTTGTTTTCAGTTTACTCCATTTTTTATAAGATTTCTATAATAGTTATTTTCTTAACTTTGGTTAAAATTTCCTAAAACGTGACCTTTCCCCATGGCTATAACGTTTTCAAAAATTCTATATATAAAAATTTTTTTTATTTTTACTCTTCACTTTTTAAAATTAATGGAATAAGTTATTTTCTTAACTTTCATATTTTACTATTTGTAATATGATGCTATCTAATCCTTATTTATGTATAGGCCTATAAGATTGACGGTTTCTAGTATTATTAGTTAATTTGTAATTTATTTAAATATATACCTTAATTGGTTTAACTTAACTATATTATTTCATTTTAATAATTTACTATACGTTGAAATAAATAGTTTCCATAAAGTGTATGATATTAATAAAATCCCTCCAAAATAGATTTGGTTATTTACCATGCCTACTTTAGAGGGATCATATCAACTCTAATATTGCCTTTTTTATTTTAATTAAGAATAAACATTTACTCTTATTCTTAATTAAAAGCATTCCAAAATTCACCTACTTCATTAATTATATCCATTATATCCTTATAATGAATCTTAAAGGTAGGAAATCCTGCAGCATAAGGTGCAATTTCATAAGGATAAAAATAAATATATAATGCATCCTTTGATAAATAAAAAGGTTGGTCTTTTTTTATTCCATTATAACTATCTAGGAATATATAAGAGTATTCTGGATTATTTTTTATTTGTTCTCCTATTATATTACTTAAAACTATTTCATAGTTACTATCTTCTTTAAATAAATCTTGTAATTCATAAAATTCTCCTGAATTTAGATCTATTTTTACATAGATCTTACTTGGCATACCATGAGCTGCTCCAAAATAAAATTTATATCCTTGAAGTTCTAATACTAATAATTTCTTTTCAACAAACTCTATTTTGAAATCTCCTAAATAGCTATACTCTAATTGAATATTCTCTTCTATAGGCTCCACTTCTGATAAACTTTTAAGTTTATTATTAACTTTATCTTCTAAATCCTTATCTTTCATTCCTTGAACTTTTGGATAATATACTAAATAATCCTTATTAGGTTTATATTTTTCTTCTATAATTGTATAGTTGTCATTTAAAGAAATAGCTGAATTTTCCCTCCATATTAAAATTCCTTCTTTATCAAAATAAGAAATCTTATAATCCACGTAGGCTTTTATTAATTCATTTTCTACTGTTAATGTCCCTCTTCCTTCTACTATAGGCAAATTTTCAATTTTATTACCTTCTTTATCTATAAAGAAAGTATTTTTATCATCATAAACAGAAGCTATTCTATTTTTATAATTTGAAACTCCATAATAAATAAAGTCTGTTAATATATTTCCATCTATATCTGCAATGGCATATTTAGATCCTATAAACTTTGATATTTTATCTATAGCTATTCCTATAGCCAATCTATTTTCTCCTAATAAAATTATGTCATTATACTTAGGCTCTATTACATAGTTTCCTTCTGTATTTATTACACCATAGTTGTTCATAATATTTACTACAGCTCTTTTTTCATAAAAGTCCTGAGCAAATGTAAATTGAGGTTTTATAACTATCTTTCCTTTTTCATCTATAAAACCATATTTCCCTCCTATATCTTCTTTGAAGGATAAAAGTCCCTCTCTTAAATTACCTACGAATATATGTTCGTATTTATTCAACATTTCTCCATTTCTATTTATAAGAGCATATTCATTTTCTTTAATTCTAACTACAGCTTTTCCTTCATAAAAATCATTTCCATACTCATATTGTGCTGGTATAATTGCCTTTCCATACCTATCTAAATATCCATAAATATATCCTTTAGTAAAATCTATAATTCCATATTGAGCTCTTCCTTCTCTAAAATTTCCTATATAATTATAACTTTTAAATTTAGAAATTAATTTTTTTCCCTTTTCATTTATTATATTAAATTTTTCATTATCAATAACGATGGCTCTCTTCTCTGAAAATTCACTTATAAATCCATATTTAAGCTTCACTATATAATCACCATTTCTATCTATAACTCCATAAAAATTATCTTTTTCTACAACTGCAACTCCATTACATTGAAATTCTAAAGCTAAATTATATACAGGTTTAATTGCAAACTCTCCCTTTTCATTTATATATCCCCATCTAACTCCATTAATAGTATTTATAGGTGCCGGATATAAATTTATATATTCACAATTCACCTGTGAATATATATAGTCTTTTAATTTCAATAACTCTTTTTTAGAAGGATAGGCTTTAGGAAGCTTTAAGGCTCTATCTATGGATTCTAATGCATCTTTATACTTCTTTCCTTTAATCTGAGCATCTACTAAATAATACCAGTACACTGGAAAATTATCATCTTCTTTTACTTTCATCTTGTAAAACTCTATAACTCTTCTAAAATAATAAGGATATACATCTTCAGCTTTCACTAATTTCCCCAAATTCCATTTATATATTTCAACTTTGTACGCTTCTGCTGTATCATGTAACCATAATGCTATTTCATTTTTATTATTTACAGCCTTTTTATTTTTTATATTTTCTATTTCAATTTTACTATAATATATCCCCTCTTCTATAATCCTTCTAAACCCATATGGAGTCCACTGAAGTATATCTAACTCAGACCATATAGCTCCCATTCTCCAACCTACAATTAAATTATTTATACCATTATCTGTTATAGGTGCTATTTTAAAGTAAGAAACACCATAACCTTTTCCCTTTATGTTATCTATTACACTCCATTGATTACAAGATCTTTCTAATAGCATAATATAGTTTTCATCTTGCCATCTATAGGCTACGATTATTTTTTCCGATCCAGATTCATTTAATTGACCTTTTATTATTAAAGGTTCACTATTAATTTCATCAACCATTATTTCAGATCCTATAGGTAAGTACTTATTAATAATATTAAATAAATTTCTTTCAATCAAAATAATACACCTTTCATATAGTGCTTTTAACAGCATTATATGAAAGGTGTTTATTATAAGTTACTATAAAGATATCCTTACTGTTTTAAATTTTTCACCATACTTTCAAGTTCTTGTGCCAATCTTAATAATTTATTATTAGTATTACCTATTTCTTCTATAAAAGTAGATTGTTCTTCTATAGAAGCGGAAACTTCTTCAGTGCTTGCTGCATTTTCCTCAGCTAAAGCAGAAAGATTTTCAATTATACCTTTTTTCTTTTCATCTAATCCTTTAAATTTCCAAAAAGTATAAAAAAGATGTTTTAAAATATATTTTAAAACATCTTTTTTAATACCCTATAATTTTTATACTATTATTTTAATTATAAATTCAATAATAATTATTTTGAGAATATTATATTTACTAAATCAAGTAGCTTGTCTTTAATTAAATCCTTCTTAATAAAATAAGCTGCTCCAAGAGCTTCACATACTCCTGAATCATTAGTGAAATTATCTTTTCCCCCATCAGAAAAAACAATTATCTTGGTCCCTTTATACTTCTTTTGTAGCTCTACTACAACTTCTAAACCACTTTTTTTAGGCATATATATATCTGTCATTACTAAATCGATGTTTCCACACTTTTTATATAGCTCTATCCCTTCTTCTCCATCACAAGCTTCATAAACCTTATAATTTGCATCTTCTAAGATATTTCTTACAAAGCTTCTAATAATTGCAGAATCATCAATAACCAATATATTTTTTTGTGAACTACTCATTTTTTATAACCTCCCCCTCATTTATTAATAAGCATCCACCACTGCAAATCAATAAAAATACCAATATTATATTAAAATCATACTAAATATTAATAAATTATATCATAGATAATAAGTTACATTAATCCTCTTTTCATTTGCAACAAAATATAATATTTTAATACAAATAAAAAATATTTGACAATATAAAATGACAACTTATTAATATCTTTATACTTATAATATTAGCATAATTTAAAATCATACTAAAGTAAATTTTTATCTAATATTAATATAACTGTTTTCTTTTTATTATAAAGTATCAATTGTATTTTAATTGTATTTTAATTGTATTTTTTATAGTAATTTGTTATTATATGACTTTTATTAAATTTTAATGTAATAAATAACGCCCTAATTATAAACCACTTCATTGTATTTTTCAACAGACAAAGGAGTAAACATTATATAAACTTTCTTCAATTACTTTTAATAAAAATAAAAAAAATATATAATTATATCTATACTTTGTTGTTAAGAAAGGAGCTATTTAAATGAAATTATTTTTTATATCTGATATTCATGGATCAGCCTATTATTTAGAAAAAGCTTTACATATATTTGAGAAAGAAAAAGCAGATTATTTAATCATATTAGGTGATGAACTTTATCATGGTGCTAGAAACCCTCTACCTAAAGAATATAATCCTAAAAAAGTAACAGAAATCTTAAATTCTTATAAAGATAAAATCATAGCTGTAAGAGGGAATTGTGAAAGTGAAGTGGATCAAATGGTTCTTAAGTACCATATTATGAGTGATTATTCTATAGTTCTATATAATGGTAAAAGATTATTTTTAACCCATGGTCATATTTTTAATAAAGATAATATGCCTAATATAAGTGCTGGAGACGCTTTAATATATGGTCATACACATATACCTTTAGCAGAAAAAATAAATAATATATTTGTAATTAATCCTGGTTCTATTACATTTCCTAAGGAAAATACACCTCATTGCTATGGTATCCTTAGCGACAATTTATTTAAAATAAAAACCTTAGAAGGAGATGTATTTAAGGAAATTACTTTAATATAAAATCTGTAAAAACTATTATAAAAAATAAGAAGGCGTTTCAATATATTTAATCTTGAAGTGCCCTCTTTTCATTAATTTATTTATTTTTTTATATTTTAAATTTATTCAGTTAATCGAGTAAATTTCATAATTAAAAGATTTCTAATACGCATACAATAATCGTGTTTAAGCAATTATATTAATACAATATATTGATATAATTATATTTAAAAATGAATTATGCAATTTTCTCAATCATTAAACTTTTTATTAGTTTTTCAAAGATGAACTAAAATTATTCTATATTTTAAATTATATCTTTATATTTATACCATACGGATTTTATACACATATAATCTATTTCTGCTGGCAATTCATCTTTTACTGGTTTTAGTTTTGTTCCACCAACTTTTTTTATAGTATCTAATATTAATTGTTCGTAATCCTTTTTTATAAACTTATTTAAATCAACTTCCATACCTTCTGAAATACATTTAAATAAATGCTCTTGTATAGTTATGGCCTTTAATTTTCTTTCATCTGCAATTTCTTTTATTGTTTTTCCTTCCTTATACAGGTTATAGCTTAATATATGTGTCTTAATTTTAGACCCCTTATTACTTTTACTATTTTCGTAATTATCCATATTATTAATATCCATACCCTTTTCATCCATGTATTCTGTAATAGCTTTTATAAACCTTTCTCCATAAACCTGAGCTTTTCTTTCACCTATTCCTTTAATCTTTAATAAATCTTCATCTTTTGTAGGCATATACTCACTAAGCTCTTTTAAAGTAGTATCTGGGAATATCATAAATGGTGGTACTGATTCTTCTTGAGATATTGCTTTTCTTAACTGTTTTAGCTTATCTAACAACTCATTATCTGCTTTTACTTTCTTTTCTATTTTACTAATCTTTATAGATACAGTTTCTTTTCCTTTTAATACCTCATAGGATTTTTGTCTTAATCTTACAACAGGAAATTTATCATCTGTAGTTATCATATAATCATCTGCTATTAGTTTATTCATTAAAGCTACTATATCCTTTTGGGTAAATTCCTCCATAATACTATAGGTAGAAAGTTCGTTTAATTCTAAAGATAACAGCTTTTTATTCTTTGATCCTCTAAGTACATCTGCTACCATATTTACACCAAATCGTTCCTTCATTCTGTAAACACAAGAAAATATTTTTTGTGCTTCTACTGTTATGTCTTTTTCTTCCCTATTGTCATTGCATGTACTACAATTATTACATTTTTCCTTTAAAGGTTCTTCCCCAAAATATTCTAATATATAGGATCTTAAGCACTTTGAAGTATAACAATAATCTACCATAGCTCTTAATTTATTATACTCATTATTTTTTCTTTCTGGTGATAAAAAGCTCTCATCTATAAAATATTTTTGAAGACGAATATCGTTAGGAGAAAATAATAATATACATTCACTTTCTTCTCCATCTCTACCAGCACGACCTGCTTCTTGATAATAAGCTTCCATATTTTTGGGTATATTATTATGTATAACAAATCTTACATTAGATTTATCTATACCCATACCAAAAGCATTAGTAGCTACTATTATTTCTATATTATCAAAAGAAAAATCCTCTTGAGTTTTTTTCCTCTCCTCATCACCTAATCCTGCATGATATACTCCTACTTTATATCCTTTTTTATTTATCTTATTGTATAAACTTTCTGCCTCTTTTCTTGTAGATGTATATATTATACCTACTTTACCTATATTATTTTTCAAATAATCAAATATAAATTTTTCTTTATCTTCTCCTTTTATAACAGAAAAGCTTAAATTCTCCCTATCAAATCCTGTTACAAACACATTAGGCTCTTTAAGTTCTAAACTATTTAATATATCACGTCTAACAGTTTCTGTGGCTGTAGCTGTAAAAGCTGTTACTACAGGTCTTTTTGATAGTTTTGTTATAAAATTACTTATTTTTGTATAACTCAGTCTAAAATCATGTCCCCACTGAGATACACAATGAGCCTCATCTACTGCTACTAAAGTTATATCTATATTATTTAAGCTTCTTACAAAACTATCCGATTCTAATCTTTCTGGAGCTATATAAATAAGCTTATAAATACCTTCTTTAGCATTAAATATTCTTTCTTCTATCTCCAAACTATTTAGAGAGCTGTTTATATATGTAGCTTCTATTCCAACTTCCTTTAAAGAATCTACTTGATCTTTCATAAGAGAAATAAGAGGAGATATTACTACCGTTACCCCTTCAAAAATCAATGCAGGTATCTGATAACAAATTGACTTTCCTGCTCCTGTAGGCATAATTCCTACTGTATCTTCTTTTCTTAGAATACTTTCTATTACTTTTTCTTGAGCCTTTCTAAATTCATTATATCC
Above is a window of Clostridium sporogenes DNA encoding:
- a CDS encoding response regulator, yielding MSSSQKNILVIDDSAIIRSFVRNILEDANYKVYEACDGEEGIELYKKCGNIDLVMTDIYMPKKSGLEVVVELQKKYKGTKIIVFSDGGKDNFTNDSGVCEALGAAYFIKKDLIKDKLLDLVNIIFSK
- the yfcE gene encoding phosphodiesterase; protein product: MKLFFISDIHGSAYYLEKALHIFEKEKADYLIILGDELYHGARNPLPKEYNPKKVTEILNSYKDKIIAVRGNCESEVDQMVLKYHIMSDYSIVLYNGKRLFLTHGHIFNKDNMPNISAGDALIYGHTHIPLAEKINNIFVINPGSITFPKENTPHCYGILSDNLFKIKTLEGDVFKEITLI
- the larA gene encoding nickel-dependent lactate racemase codes for the protein MAKIKVPYHKKMIEIEIENKNLVGILESKAEDYKRNLSQEEIVEAALDNPIQCEKLEDLVKGKKNVVIITSDHTRPVPSKITMPILLRRIREVNPDIDIKILIATGFHRESTKEELINKFGEEIVKNENIVMHVSTDYSTLVKVGKLPSGGELILNKLAMEAELLIAEGFIESHFFAGFSGGRKSILPGIASAKTIMANHCGEFIASPNARTGILKDNPVHKDMVYAAEKANLAFILNVVIDSEKKVINAFAGHRQYAHETGCKFVLELSKVEKVKADIVVSSNGGYPLDQNIYQSVKGMTAAESTCREGGVIIMVAACNDGHGGQSFYDNLANSKSPRELLDRIAKVPRYETVPDQWEFQILARMLDKFTVILVTDMCDSNMIKAMHMEHAYNFEEALNRAYKLKGKEAKVAVIPDGVSVIVG
- a CDS encoding WG repeat-containing protein, with protein sequence MIERNLFNIINKYLPIGSEIMVDEINSEPLIIKGQLNESGSEKIIVAYRWQDENYIMLLERSCNQWSVIDNIKGKGYGVSYFKIAPITDNGINNLIVGWRMGAIWSELDILQWTPYGFRRIIEEGIYYSKIEIENIKNKKAVNNKNEIALWLHDTAEAYKVEIYKWNLGKLVKAEDVYPYYFRRVIEFYKMKVKEDDNFPVYWYYLVDAQIKGKKYKDALESIDRALKLPKAYPSKKELLKLKDYIYSQVNCEYINLYPAPINTINGVRWGYINEKGEFAIKPVYNLALEFQCNGVAVVEKDNFYGVIDRNGDYIVKLKYGFISEFSEKRAIVIDNEKFNIINEKGKKLISKFKSYNYIGNFREGRAQYGIIDFTKGYIYGYLDRYGKAIIPAQYEYGNDFYEGKAVVRIKENEYALINRNGEMLNKYEHIFVGNLREGLLSFKEDIGGKYGFIDEKGKIVIKPQFTFAQDFYEKRAVVNIMNNYGVINTEGNYVIEPKYNDIILLGENRLAIGIAIDKISKFIGSKYAIADIDGNILTDFIYYGVSNYKNRIASVYDDKNTFFIDKEGNKIENLPIVEGRGTLTVENELIKAYVDYKISYFDKEGILIWRENSAISLNDNYTIIEEKYKPNKDYLVYYPKVQGMKDKDLEDKVNNKLKSLSEVEPIEENIQLEYSYLGDFKIEFVEKKLLVLELQGYKFYFGAAHGMPSKIYVKIDLNSGEFYELQDLFKEDSNYEIVLSNIIGEQIKNNPEYSYIFLDSYNGIKKDQPFYLSKDALYIYFYPYEIAPYAAGFPTFKIHYKDIMDIINEVGEFWNAFN
- the recQ gene encoding DNA helicase RecQ, translating into MLQGAKNLLKKHFGYNEFRKAQEKVIESILRKEDTVGIMPTGAGKSICYQIPALIFEGVTVVISPLISLMKDQVDSLKEVGIEATYINSSLNSLEIEERIFNAKEGIYKLIYIAPERLESDSFVRSLNNIDITLVAVDEAHCVSQWGHDFRLSYTKISNFITKLSKRPVVTAFTATATETVRRDILNSLELKEPNVFVTGFDRENLSFSVIKGEDKEKFIFDYLKNNIGKVGIIYTSTRKEAESLYNKINKKGYKVGVYHAGLGDEERKKTQEDFSFDNIEIIVATNAFGMGIDKSNVRFVIHNNIPKNMEAYYQEAGRAGRDGEESECILLFSPNDIRLQKYFIDESFLSPERKNNEYNKLRAMVDYCYTSKCLRSYILEYFGEEPLKEKCNNCSTCNDNREEKDITVEAQKIFSCVYRMKERFGVNMVADVLRGSKNKKLLSLELNELSTYSIMEEFTQKDIVALMNKLIADDYMITTDDKFPVVRLRQKSYEVLKGKETVSIKISKIEKKVKADNELLDKLKQLRKAISQEESVPPFMIFPDTTLKELSEYMPTKDEDLLKIKGIGERKAQVYGERFIKAITEYMDEKGMDINNMDNYENSKSNKGSKIKTHILSYNLYKEGKTIKEIADERKLKAITIQEHLFKCISEGMEVDLNKFIKKDYEQLILDTIKKVGGTKLKPVKDELPAEIDYMCIKSVWYKYKDII